The Metabacillus litoralis genome contains a region encoding:
- a CDS encoding ABC transporter ATP-binding protein, which produces MTELLLQVNGLKKYFPINGGLLGKKQGEVKAVDDLSFFVKKGETLGIVGESGCGKSTTGRLLMRLIEASDGSIIFEDKDLRNLSKTELRKTRRDIQMVFQDPYASLNPRHSIEKILEEPLIVHGIGSKEERKKRVQEMLEIVGLSSYHARRYPHQFSGGQRQRIGIAKALMTKPKLIIADEPVSALDVSIQAQVLNLMKDIQNEFQLTYIFIAHDLGVVRHISDRVGVMYLGRLIELSDSEELYTNPMHPYTQALLSAVPIADPENNRERITITGEIPSPSNPPAGCAFHTRCSECMDICKTTRPEYKNINGHFVACHLYND; this is translated from the coding sequence ATGACAGAGTTACTTCTTCAAGTTAACGGGTTAAAAAAGTATTTCCCTATAAATGGTGGATTACTTGGCAAAAAGCAAGGTGAAGTGAAAGCGGTTGATGATTTATCTTTCTTCGTTAAAAAGGGCGAAACATTAGGAATCGTAGGTGAAAGTGGTTGTGGGAAATCTACAACAGGCCGATTGCTTATGAGATTAATAGAAGCTAGTGACGGAAGCATCATTTTTGAAGATAAAGATCTTAGGAACCTGTCTAAAACAGAATTAAGAAAAACACGAAGAGACATACAAATGGTTTTCCAGGATCCTTATGCTTCTTTAAATCCGAGACATTCTATTGAAAAAATTTTAGAAGAGCCCCTTATTGTACATGGTATTGGTTCAAAAGAAGAGAGAAAGAAACGAGTTCAAGAGATGTTAGAAATCGTTGGCTTGAGCAGCTACCATGCAAGAAGGTATCCACATCAATTTAGTGGTGGACAACGTCAAAGGATTGGTATTGCGAAAGCGCTTATGACAAAGCCTAAATTAATTATCGCCGATGAGCCGGTGTCAGCATTGGACGTATCCATACAAGCCCAGGTACTAAACTTAATGAAAGATATACAAAATGAGTTTCAACTTACCTATATCTTTATTGCTCATGACCTTGGTGTTGTTCGTCATATTAGTGACCGAGTGGGTGTTATGTATTTAGGTAGATTAATAGAGTTATCTGATAGTGAGGAACTTTATACGAACCCGATGCATCCTTATACACAGGCACTACTATCTGCTGTACCTATCGCAGATCCAGAAAATAATCGTGAGAGAATTACGATTACTGGTGAAATACCAAGTCCATCGAATCCTCCTGCAGGATGCGCCTTTCATACAAGATGCTCAGAATGTATGGACATTTGTAAAACAACTCGACCAGAATATAAAAATATAAATGGTCATTTTGTTGCATGTCATTTATACAATGACTAA
- a CDS encoding ABC transporter substrate-binding protein, translating to MKNKSLKLLLISLLAISMLLVGCSGNSNEKAGGEGQSSSEGEKKDTLVFGRGGDSTSLDPITTTEGETFKVTENIFETLVEYGEQDTTLHPGLAESWEVSKDALTYTLKLRQGVKFHDGTDFNAEAVVFNFERWMNGNADDFPYYTMFGGFKGEEGHVIESVTAVDENTVQFVLNRPQAPFLKNLAMSPFGIASPTAVEESGDKFRENPVGTGPFKFVEWKQNDRIVLEKNEDYWLEGFPKLKQVIFRVIPENSSRLNALTNGEIDLMDGLNNSDEATITGNDQLQLIERPSMNTGYLGFTVNRPPFDNKLVRQALNHAVDKEAIIEAFYGGKAEVAKNPMPPSVEGYNDEIEAYPYDLEKAKELLAEAGYADGFEMDLWAMPVARPYMPEGMKVAEVIQASFAEIGVKAEIQSVDWATYLDKAAKGEFDAYMLGWTGDNGDPDNFLYTLLDKDSIGSNNYSYYSNDELHDVLIKAQTETEQNTRNDLYKQAQEIIHDDAPWVPLVHSTPLLAGTSDLVNYLPHPTGSEALTKVEFK from the coding sequence ATGAAAAACAAATCACTCAAGCTGCTACTTATTTCACTATTAGCGATTAGTATGCTTCTAGTTGGATGTAGTGGTAACTCAAACGAAAAAGCTGGTGGCGAAGGACAGTCTTCTAGCGAAGGAGAGAAAAAGGATACTTTAGTTTTTGGACGTGGGGGAGATTCGACATCTCTTGATCCAATTACAACAACTGAAGGTGAAACATTTAAAGTAACTGAAAACATTTTTGAAACCTTAGTTGAATATGGAGAGCAAGATACAACACTTCACCCAGGACTTGCAGAGTCATGGGAAGTTTCAAAAGATGCTCTTACATACACATTAAAGCTACGTCAAGGTGTTAAATTCCATGACGGTACAGATTTTAATGCAGAAGCAGTTGTTTTTAACTTTGAACGTTGGATGAATGGAAATGCAGATGATTTTCCTTACTACACAATGTTTGGGGGATTTAAAGGTGAAGAAGGGCATGTTATTGAGTCTGTTACAGCTGTAGATGAAAATACAGTTCAATTTGTTCTAAACCGCCCACAAGCTCCATTCTTAAAGAACCTAGCAATGTCTCCATTTGGAATCGCTAGTCCGACTGCAGTTGAAGAATCTGGTGACAAATTTAGAGAAAATCCAGTTGGTACTGGTCCATTTAAATTTGTGGAGTGGAAACAAAACGATCGTATTGTACTTGAAAAGAATGAGGATTACTGGTTAGAAGGTTTTCCTAAGTTAAAGCAAGTTATTTTCCGTGTTATTCCTGAAAACTCATCAAGACTCAATGCTTTAACAAATGGTGAAATTGATCTTATGGATGGGTTAAATAATTCAGATGAAGCAACAATTACAGGTAATGATCAGCTTCAATTAATTGAGCGTCCATCGATGAATACTGGATACTTAGGATTTACAGTAAATCGTCCTCCATTTGATAATAAACTTGTACGTCAAGCATTAAACCATGCAGTTGATAAAGAAGCAATTATCGAAGCATTTTATGGTGGTAAAGCAGAAGTTGCAAAGAACCCAATGCCGCCTTCTGTTGAAGGATACAATGATGAGATTGAAGCATATCCTTATGATTTAGAAAAAGCAAAGGAATTATTAGCTGAAGCAGGCTATGCTGATGGATTTGAAATGGATCTTTGGGCTATGCCAGTTGCACGTCCTTATATGCCTGAAGGCATGAAGGTAGCAGAGGTTATCCAAGCGTCATTTGCTGAGATTGGCGTTAAAGCAGAAATTCAATCAGTTGACTGGGCAACTTACTTAGATAAAGCTGCTAAAGGTGAGTTTGACGCTTACATGTTAGGTTGGACTGGTGATAATGGAGATCCTGATAACTTCTTATACACACTTTTAGACAAAGATAGTATTGGAAGTAACAACTATTCTTATTACAGTAATGATGAGCTTCATGATGTATTAATTAAAGCTCAAACTGAAACAGAGCAAAACACAAGAAATGATTTATACAAACAAGCTCAAGAAATCATTCATGATGATGCACCATGGGTTCCATTGGTTCACTCAACACCGTTATTAGCAGGAACTAGTGATTTAGTAAATTATTTACCACATCCAACTGGTTCTGAGGCATTAACGAAAGTTGAATTTAAATAA
- the nikC gene encoding nickel transporter permease, with amino-acid sequence MAELAKNTPNPLNTAVEEQVTPPWKEAWKSFCKNKLALVGLGIVIFFIILAILAPVIAPYGFKEQELSKRLLAPSSEHWFGTDDFGRDILSRILYGARISLWVGFFSVLGSAIFGTLLGIIAGYYGRWVDSIISRIFDIMLAFPSILLAIAVVAILGPSLQNALIAIAIINIPNFGRLVRSKVLSVKQEEYIMAARAVGMKDSRILFRHILPNSMTPIIVQATLAIATAIIEAAALGFLGLGAQAPNPEWGKMLSDSKQYLVQAPWTLFFPGLAIMLTVLGFNLMGDGLRDVLDPKMKQ; translated from the coding sequence GTGGCAGAGTTAGCAAAAAACACTCCAAATCCTTTGAATACCGCTGTTGAGGAACAAGTAACACCACCTTGGAAAGAGGCTTGGAAATCCTTCTGTAAAAATAAATTAGCGCTTGTTGGTCTTGGGATTGTTATCTTTTTTATCATTCTGGCCATATTGGCGCCTGTTATTGCTCCTTATGGCTTTAAGGAACAGGAATTATCAAAACGACTGTTAGCACCATCAAGTGAGCATTGGTTTGGAACAGATGATTTCGGGCGTGATATTCTCTCAAGAATTCTCTATGGTGCTCGAATTTCGCTGTGGGTTGGTTTCTTTTCTGTATTAGGTTCTGCGATTTTTGGTACACTTTTAGGGATTATTGCAGGCTATTATGGACGTTGGGTCGATTCAATTATTTCAAGAATCTTTGATATTATGCTTGCCTTTCCAAGTATTTTATTAGCGATAGCTGTAGTAGCGATCCTTGGACCATCTTTACAAAATGCTTTAATTGCAATTGCTATTATAAATATTCCTAACTTTGGTCGTCTGGTTAGATCAAAGGTTTTGAGTGTGAAACAAGAAGAGTATATTATGGCAGCAAGGGCAGTAGGGATGAAGGATAGCAGAATCCTATTTAGACATATCCTGCCGAATAGTATGACGCCCATCATTGTACAAGCAACACTAGCTATCGCAACAGCTATCATTGAAGCTGCAGCTCTAGGTTTCCTAGGGTTAGGAGCACAAGCACCAAATCCGGAGTGGGGAAAAATGCTGTCAGATTCTAAGCAGTACCTTGTACAAGCGCCATGGACACTTTTCTTTCCTGGATTAGCGATTATGTTAACTGTACTAGGATTTAATTTAATGGGTGATGGTTTACGAGATGTTCTTGATCCAAAAATGAAACAATAA
- a CDS encoding ABC transporter permease, translating into MFSYTVRRVFSLIPVLFGMTLVVFAIIRAIPGDPAQVILGQKATKEAIATLTTELGLDKPWYIQYVDYIKALLTGDLGTSLRTRGPINEEIWPYLAATIELTIVAMIIAIFIGVNAGIISAWFSNSWFDYLAMILALVGVSMPIFWLGLMEQWAFSIELGWLPSTGREDVRNPITAITNIYMIDTLLQGRTDQFVQVLQHLILPSLALATIPMAIIARMTRSTMLEVMKSDYIRTARAKGLKMFWVVYKHALKNAIIPVLTVIGLQTGLLLGGAILTETIFGWPGIGRYLYDAIGYRDYPVIQSGILVIAAIFILINLIVDLLYAVVDPRIKYHQ; encoded by the coding sequence ATGTTTTCTTATACAGTCCGTCGTGTTTTTTCACTTATACCCGTATTGTTTGGAATGACATTAGTTGTGTTTGCAATAATACGTGCTATACCAGGTGATCCAGCGCAGGTTATTCTTGGACAAAAGGCTACGAAAGAGGCCATTGCTACATTAACGACAGAACTAGGATTAGATAAACCATGGTATATCCAATATGTGGATTATATAAAAGCACTTTTGACAGGAGATCTTGGAACCTCCCTTAGAACTAGGGGTCCAATTAATGAGGAAATTTGGCCGTACTTAGCTGCAACGATTGAACTAACGATCGTGGCGATGATAATCGCTATATTTATAGGGGTAAATGCAGGTATTATTAGTGCATGGTTCTCAAATTCATGGTTTGATTATTTAGCTATGATCTTGGCGTTAGTTGGTGTATCAATGCCAATTTTCTGGCTTGGCTTAATGGAGCAATGGGCGTTTTCGATAGAGTTAGGATGGTTGCCTTCAACAGGAAGAGAAGATGTTAGGAACCCGATAACCGCCATAACGAATATTTATATGATCGATACCTTGCTTCAGGGCAGGACAGATCAATTTGTTCAGGTACTACAGCACCTTATCCTTCCAAGTTTGGCATTAGCTACAATACCGATGGCGATTATCGCAAGAATGACTCGTTCTACAATGTTGGAAGTAATGAAATCTGATTATATTCGTACAGCTAGAGCGAAAGGTCTAAAAATGTTCTGGGTTGTTTATAAACATGCTTTAAAAAATGCTATTATTCCAGTTCTAACTGTAATTGGTTTGCAAACAGGTCTGTTATTAGGTGGAGCCATTTTAACAGAAACGATTTTCGGTTGGCCGGGAATTGGTCGTTATTTATATGATGCAATCGGTTATCGAGATTATCCAGTTATACAATCAGGAATCTTAGTCATTGCAGCCATTTTTATTTTAATCAATTTAATCGTCGATTTATTATATGCTGTCGTTGATCCACGTATAAAATATCATCAATAA
- a CDS encoding patatin-like phospholipase family protein — MQIDGVFSGGGIKGFALIGAYQAIEKRGYQFKRLAGTSAGSIISAFIIAGYTSDEILKIMDEVDLKMFLDERKSLLPLPFTKWLSLYWNLGLYKGNKLEEWLCQRLKERGISTFADIAPGSLRVIASDLTNGRLIVIPDDLHQYGINSQSFSVAKAVRMSCSLPYFFEPVKLNTSKGATIFVDGGVLSNFPIWLFYQQDKPFKTRPVLGVKLSYSEKERPKKKINNAIDLFGALFETMKEAHDGRHISRRHEKDMVFIPVEDIVTTEFELNEQKKLALIELGRNRTNEFLKKWSF; from the coding sequence ATGCAAATTGATGGTGTTTTCTCAGGTGGGGGTATTAAAGGGTTTGCGCTCATTGGTGCCTATCAGGCGATTGAAAAAAGGGGATATCAATTTAAAAGGCTAGCTGGTACAAGTGCAGGTTCTATTATTTCTGCATTCATTATTGCAGGTTATACAAGTGATGAAATTTTGAAGATAATGGATGAAGTAGATTTGAAAATGTTTTTGGATGAACGTAAATCTCTTCTGCCTTTACCATTTACGAAATGGCTCTCATTATATTGGAATCTTGGGTTATATAAAGGGAATAAATTAGAGGAATGGCTATGTCAGAGGCTAAAAGAAAGAGGTATTTCCACGTTTGCTGATATAGCACCGGGGAGTTTAAGAGTTATTGCTTCTGATTTAACCAATGGAAGGTTGATTGTTATACCTGATGATCTCCATCAGTACGGTATTAACTCACAATCCTTTTCTGTGGCAAAGGCAGTGCGCATGAGTTGTAGCTTACCTTATTTTTTTGAACCTGTTAAGTTGAATACTTCTAAGGGGGCTACTATATTTGTAGATGGGGGAGTTCTTAGCAATTTCCCGATTTGGCTATTTTATCAGCAGGATAAGCCTTTTAAAACAAGGCCGGTTCTTGGCGTAAAGCTTAGTTATAGTGAAAAAGAACGACCTAAAAAGAAGATTAATAATGCAATTGATTTATTTGGAGCATTATTTGAAACAATGAAGGAAGCACATGATGGGCGGCATATTTCAAGACGACATGAAAAAGATATGGTGTTTATCCCTGTTGAGGATATTGTAACAACCGAATTTGAATTAAATGAACAAAAAAAACTAGCCCTTATAGAGCTAGGTAGAAACAGAACGAATGAATTTCTAAAGAAGTGGTCTTTTTAG